CTGAAGTGGGAGCCGGGCGCCTAGTCCCCTCTATCAAGTTATCCCGTTGGAGCCCCGTCGTCATTGGCGGGGTTTTGGTACATCACCCCACCGAAGGATCTCTTTGACGTGATGATATACTAGGCCTATGCTCAAGTATTTCTTTGGTACCGATCACTTCCGTCTCCGGCTCCGCGAACAGGCTCTGGCCGCGGATTTTTGTTTTGCGCATGCGGGGGCAGAGCAGCAGGTCTTTGATGGACGTGATACAAACGAGCGACTCATCCCAGACCTCCGAGAGATGCTTTCAGGCGGACTCTTCGCCACACCGCGAGTCGTGCTGATTCGGCACATCGAGCTCCTTGATGAGAAGCTCTGCGCCGCCATTATCAAGCTTTTTTCAGGGATGCTGTCAGGAGACGGCTTGATAGTCGTCAGTGCGGAGCCAGTCGGTCGCGCCAAGAAAGGCAATGCGCTCCAAGTTTGGCTGGCGAAACAGGCGGAGGTTGAGGAAGTGAATCTCCTCACCGGCCGGGCGCTGACTAAATCGATTGGCGATATTCTTCAGGGTATTGATCCGCAAGCGATGATCGAGCCCCGCGCGGTCGAATCGCTTGCACTCCGGACCGCGGGAGTGACGGGACATATCTATCATGACCTGCTCAAGCTGGTACTCGCCGCAGAGGGGAAAGTAATCACGGAAACGGATGTGAAGAATCTGGTCGAGGAACCGGCAGGAGAGAGTGTCTCGTTCGTGCTCCTCGACAGCATCGTCCGGGGGCAGCGGGAGCGGGCGGTGTCGCTGCTCCGCCAAGAAGAACGCGATGATGATGCCGTGTTCAAGTTGCTCGGTCTGTTCGCTTGGCAAGTGCGCCAGGCACTGATGGTCCGAGACGAGTATGAGCGAGGGGTGTCATCACCCGACGCAATCGCTGCGACGATCGGTGCGAAGCCTTTTTCTGTCCGCAAGCTCATGCCACTCATCGGCCAGCTCTCGCTCATGCGGTTGAAGCACGCCCTGGCGCATCTCGCCGAGCTCGACCGGGGCATCAAGACCGGCCAGACCCGGCCCGGTGTCGCCCTCGACCTCTTCATCTGGAAATTCTAAAGGGTATGACATTTGAATCAACGCCCCAAATGTCTGCAGCGGGGAAGGAATTAAACAAGGAAAGAAGACAGAATCCTGAAAAATTGGCCTGGCAGGATGTCGCATGGCTGACTGATCGCCGTTCCGAGATAATTGATACGGACGTACGCTCTCGAATTCATGCGAAACATCCAGACTATGATTTTGATCGATTACATCCCCAGCTCGAGTCGTACGAACACGGTCAGCTCGATATTCAGTTTGTGGGAGTCAAACATCGGGTTGAGACTTTGGCAGCCCATCGGCAGGCTATCGAGGTGGCGATTGCTGATGCAGATATCGTTGTGCTTGAGGGTTCAGTGGGTACGAGCGGTGCAGAGCAGTCTTCTCGGGTTGTGAATGCTACAAGCCTATCTGTTCCAGGAAGAACCAAAAAAGTAAATATGAACATTCCGGAGTACGCTATTGATACGAATTCTGGACTAGCCTTCTTTTCCGAGGTTGAAAATATCGCCAGGAAACACCGAAAGCCACTCGTACTGTTTGACCCATTCTCTGACCGCCGGTTGCTTCAATCGCATTCAGCAGTCACCCTCCAAGGAGGGATAAGCCATGAGGATCGTCTGGATACTCTCAATGAACGGATACGCCAATTTTCGGAAGCAATTGGTGACGCTGGTGAAATGCTCGCTACGGGTGCGCTCACCGGAGTGGGTGCTGAGGCAGTCTGGAGAGAGAAGATAAAGCTGATGATACCTGGAGGGATTAATCCTGACCAGATAGATCAGAGTCGGCGTGAATTCATGAAACATGGTGTCGCGTACGCAGCTGGGGTGGGACTTGGGATCACAGCGATGGTAAAGGCGAAAGGGAACCAGGATGTGATTGATTATGCGACAGATCCTGATCGGGAAAGAATCTCACAGTATAACCTAACTGATTTCAGGGATGTATCAATTGCGACTGGACTCGACCGCCTTGGCGGGGCATTTCATAAGAAAATGAAAACAACAGTGATTTATGGTGCGTACCATGCAAATGGTGTTCGAAAATACCTAGAAAACCCCCGTTTGCGCGAGGTAAAGATGGCTCTCTATAAACCGTTTCGTGAAATTGCTCCGCCGGAAATGACAGCGTACCGGTATGAGCTGGCCCCAGAAGTCGTCTCGGGGAAGAAAAAAGTCCAGGACATCGCCGAGCATGATTGGGGATGTTGGAAACAAACCATCCAATTACCTTTGTAACAAAGAACTCCCCAAAAAGGGGAGTTTCGATTTCGTCGGAAGTCGCTCGCGTCCTAGTTCTTCGAGCGTACGCTCTTCGACTCTGAGGCTCAGATTCTAAGAAAGGACTACTTCGTGGCCAGTTTCTTTACCGCGGCGTTGAGGCGGGACTTGCGGCGGGCGGCATTGTTCTTCTTAATGACGTTTTTCTCTGCACCTTTGTCGAGCGCTTTCTGCGCCTTGACATACCATTCCTTGGCTCCGGCGACGTCGGCCTTAGCGATCGCTTCGCGTGTGCCTTTCACAGCGCTTTTGATGACACCCTTGATGGAGCGGTTGCGGAGTGTGTTCTTCGCGGTGACCCGCATGTACTTCTTGGCGGATTTCTTGATCGGCATGATAGTAAATCAAAAGTTAAAAATCAAAACGAAAAGAGTGGCGGAACGCGAGAATTGAGACAATCCATTTTTAGCACAGGTTCCTGCTTTAGGCAAGCCATTTCTCTCCATGGTAAAATACGGCTATACCTATGATTCGAGCGCTCAGAGGAACCCTTGGTTCCATTCATCCTAACTACGCGATTATTTTTGTTGGTGGCATCGGCTATCAGGTCTATGCTTCGCCCTATACGCTCGGTAAACTGGCTGGGATGAGTGACGTTACTTTGCATATCCACACCCATGTTCGCGAGGATCAGCTCAACCTGTTTGGCTTTATCACCGATGACGAATTGTCGATGTTCGAGCTTCTCATTTCGGTCTCAGGGGTTGGGCCCAAGGCAGCGCTCAGTATCCTCGCCATCGCCGAGCCGAAGACAATCCGGACCGCGATCGTGAACAAGGATCCATCCATCCTCACGCGGGTGTCGGGCGTGGGGAAGAAGACCGCCGAGAAAGTCATCGTCGAACTCCAGAACAAAGTCTCTTCTGTCGATATCGCGGATCAAGCAAGTGCTCTCGCGGAGCAGGACTCGATCGAAGCGCTGACATCGCTTGGCTACACGGTTTCCGAGGCACGCGATGCCCTGAAGGGCGTGCCGGCGGACATCACAAGCGTCGGCGAGCGACTCAAACAGGCGCTCAAAAGTCTTGGCAAGAAATAATTCTGTGGCGACTCGGACATTTCTCTCTACGCATGCGAAGGACGGCGGCCTCCTCCAATCTGATGAATGGGCTCAGCTTCAGGCCGCATCTGGACATACACCCTTGCATTTTCGAGGAGAAGGCTTTGAAGGAAACGCCTTTCAATATACTCTCCCTCTCTTCGGCAACTATCTCTTCATCCCGCGTGGACCGATTGTTGATGCTTCAAAAATCAAGAATCAAGAATCAAAGATGAGGGAAGAACTGTTGTGTGTAGCGCAGGCAGCACGTGCAGGGTGGATCCGGATTGAGCCACAGGCCGGGGAAGCGCTCGAGATTCTGAAGACAGTTTTCGGTAAAGCTAGAGTCATCGCCGCGCCGCGAGATACGAATCCACGCGAGATACTGATGGTGTCGCTTTCAGGCGATGTGACCACCTGGCTCGATCAGATGAAGCCGAAGACACGCTACAATGTACGTCTCGCAGAAAAGCATGGTGTCACCGTCCGTTTCTCCCGATCGAAGGAAGATATCGAGCGATTCATCGAACTCATCTACGCGACCACCAACCGGAAGGCGATTGCTCCGCATCCAAAGGACTATTATCGGAATTTCTTCGCCACTTTTCCTGACACGATGTGTACGCTCGCATTGGCCGAGCGCGATGGAGCGCCGATCGCCGCCGCCCTCCTCGTGTTCTTTGGCGAGACAGCGTATTATCTCCATGGTGGTTCGGCTGATACGAAGCGTGAGCTCATGGCTCCGTTCCTGCTCCAGTTTCGGAGTATGGAAGAAGCCAAGCGCCGCGGGTGCATGCGATATGACTTCGGTGGCGTGCGAGTTTCTTCCAAGCGTGGGGCAGACGATACCGATTGGGACGGAATCACGCGATTCAAGCAGGGATTCGCACCAAAGGCTGAAACACTCTTTTTCCCAGGGACGTACGATATTATCCTGTCACCCACGCGCTACGCGCTCTACCGGCAGCTTCACCACCTCACCGGCATCCGACAGTTTTTTCGACACATTCTTAATCACGTCTGATGACATCTTTTTTCCAGAAATTTCAGCTTGCTGGGAAACGCCAAATTTATCGAGTCTTCGTCTCACATACGATTCGGGGGATTGCTCTTTCCTGTGTGAGCGTCTACGTCCCGATCTATTTCCTAACGCGGGGGTATTCACTCATGGAAGTTGTTGGATACTATGCCCTGCTCCACATTTCTGGTCTTATCGTGGCACTCACGATTATCCCTAGACTTATCGAACGCTTTGGATTGATCCGGGTATTCAAACTCAACTACCCGTTCGAAATTGCTTACTTCGCCCTCCTATCTTTATTGCCGTTCCTCTCTCTCCCGATCTATTTGATAGCGATCATTGGCGGGATGGCGACATTTTTCTATTGGGTCCCGCTCAATATCCTCCTCATCAAAAACACTGACTTTGACAAAATGGGGACCGACCTCGCCAATTTCTTTGCGCTTCCAAAGCTCTTCTCGATCGTTGGACCACTCATTGGAGCGGCGCTCGTATACTTCGTTGGGTTTTGGTCGACGTTCTTGATCGCTATGTTCGGTCTCATGCTCTCGTATCTCCCCCTTGTCGGTATCAGTGTGAGTGAGATCAGCGTAGTGTTTAATTTCCAACAAGCTTGGGAAAAGATCAAGCAGCGGAAATTCCTCTTTTTCCTGGAAGGATTCGATAATATCATCGAGGAGTCAGAGTGGTTTTGGGGCATCTATGTTTTTCTCATCGTCGGTTCGCTGGCCGTTCCGGGTATTGTCGGAAGTCTTGAGACAATCGGAGCCGTACTCTTCACGCTCTTCATCGGTAAACGAGCGAATCACTCAGACCGAAAAATAGTTCTTTGGTCGGCGCTTGGACTCATGCTGATATCGGCGGCGCGGATATTTGTGGAGAGTCAGACAACAGCCTATGTCGTGAGTATCGTAGCTTCATTTGCCATGACCGCTTTTCTGATCTCATACTTCAGCGTTATTTACCGGGCAGTCAAAGGGGACGACGAAGAAGAATTCATTATTCTCCGTGAGATCCCGACAGTCATCGGTAGGATGATAGTATTCGGAGGTATTGTTCTTACGGCCGTCCACCAAGAGTATTATTTCCTTTTGCCGCTTTTGGCTACACTCGTGCTCGTGATTCTCTTCCTGACAAAAATGCGGACATCGGATCTCACAAAGTAGAAAGAACCTATGGCATCTCTGAAGCGTTTAATATCGAGATTCATTCCTCAGGGAGTGAAGAATACGTTGTATCATTTGCCGCTCGCTGTCTTCGCCAACGTCTGCTTCGGCTTTCCATCCCGCACCTTCACGGTCATCGGTGTGACCGGGACGAATGGCAAGACCACGACGACCAAGCTCATCGCGGCTATCGTGGCCGAGAGCGGGAAGAAAACCGCGTATGCCTCGACAATCGAGTACGGCATCGGCGAGCGACACTGGACGAACGCCTCGAAGTTCACGACTTCGTCAGCGTGGCAGCTTCAGAAATTTTTGTCAGAAGCCAAGCGGGCCGGCTGCACCCACGTCGTCCTCGAGACATCGTCGCATGCCATCGATCAGTTTCGGACCTGGGGGATAGCTTACACCATCGCGGTCATCACCAATGTGACGCGGGAGCATCTCGACTATCACAAAACGATGGCCGAATATCGGCGTGTGAAACGGAAGCTCTTTGCTAACGTCCAGATCGCCATCGTGAATATCGACATGGAGCAGCCAGAGGACTACTGCATCGCCGCGCCCGGGAAAACACTCACGTATAGCACGAAAGACGTGGCGGCGGATGTTGTCGCGACCGAGATCGAGCTTGACCTCACGGGGACGCGTTTCCTCGCGCTAGGAAAGTCGTTTCGGACAAAGCTTCCTGGACTCTTCAATGTCGAAAATGCGCTCGCGGCCATCACTACGGGTCAGGCACTCGGTATCGATACAGAAACGATGAAGCGCGCCCTCGCCACTGCCACAGGTATCCCGGGCCGGATGGAGTCAGTTCCAAATGATCGCGGGCTCGACATCCTCATCGACTACGCGGTGACGCCGGATTCGTTTGAGCAGCTCTATCGGGCGGTTGGTCCGATGCAAATCCCGGGGACGAAAATCATCCATGTCTTCGGTGCGTGTGGGGAACGTGATCGGGGCAAACGCCCGGTGATGGGGCAGATCGCATCGGAACACGCGGATGTCATCATCCTCACCAATGAAGATCCGTATCATGAAAATCCTGAGCACATCATCGACGAGATCGAAGCGGGCCTGCCCGAAGCGCTTCGGAATCCGCCAGCTGGCGGAGCATCGATGCGGGCGGGGGTGACGAAAAAGAAAGGACAAGATTATTTCCGTGTCTTTGATCGGCGAGAGGCAATCGCCAAAGCCATCGTGCTGGCCGAAACCGGCGATATCATCCTCATCACGGGCAAGGGCGCCGAGGAGACGATGGCGGTCGGTGATGCGCGCATCCCGTGGCGCGAGCGAGCCGTCATCGAGGAAATACTGCGGATAAATAAAAACGGCGGGGACTGACCCGTCGCTATTTTCTTGAGTAAAAAAATGCAGCGACTATGGAGTAGGTTCTCCTTGGTCGCTGCGGGGCGCTGGGGGCAGGGGTGTCAGGTGGTGATAAGTCTCCTGGACTCATCACCAGGGGCGGCGATAAAATCCTCTTTTCGAATGAACCGATCCGATGGTGCATGGGTTAGCCATCCGAAGAGGTAGGGTTCGTTTAGGTACGGGCTACCTTCGTG
This is a stretch of genomic DNA from Candidatus Moraniibacteriota bacterium. It encodes these proteins:
- a CDS encoding peptidoglycan bridge formation glycyltransferase FemA/FemB family protein, producing the protein MATRTFLSTHAKDGGLLQSDEWAQLQAASGHTPLHFRGEGFEGNAFQYTLPLFGNYLFIPRGPIVDASKIKNQESKMREELLCVAQAARAGWIRIEPQAGEALEILKTVFGKARVIAAPRDTNPREILMVSLSGDVTTWLDQMKPKTRYNVRLAEKHGVTVRFSRSKEDIERFIELIYATTNRKAIAPHPKDYYRNFFATFPDTMCTLALAERDGAPIAAALLVFFGETAYYLHGGSADTKRELMAPFLLQFRSMEEAKRRGCMRYDFGGVRVSSKRGADDTDWDGITRFKQGFAPKAETLFFPGTYDIILSPTRYALYRQLHHLTGIRQFFRHILNHV
- the ruvA gene encoding Holliday junction branch migration protein RuvA gives rise to the protein MIRALRGTLGSIHPNYAIIFVGGIGYQVYASPYTLGKLAGMSDVTLHIHTHVREDQLNLFGFITDDELSMFELLISVSGVGPKAALSILAIAEPKTIRTAIVNKDPSILTRVSGVGKKTAEKVIVELQNKVSSVDIADQASALAEQDSIEALTSLGYTVSEARDALKGVPADITSVGERLKQALKSLGKK
- a CDS encoding UDP-N-acetylmuramoyl-L-alanyl-D-glutamate--2,6-diaminopimelate ligase, giving the protein MASLKRLISRFIPQGVKNTLYHLPLAVFANVCFGFPSRTFTVIGVTGTNGKTTTTKLIAAIVAESGKKTAYASTIEYGIGERHWTNASKFTTSSAWQLQKFLSEAKRAGCTHVVLETSSHAIDQFRTWGIAYTIAVITNVTREHLDYHKTMAEYRRVKRKLFANVQIAIVNIDMEQPEDYCIAAPGKTLTYSTKDVAADVVATEIELDLTGTRFLALGKSFRTKLPGLFNVENALAAITTGQALGIDTETMKRALATATGIPGRMESVPNDRGLDILIDYAVTPDSFEQLYRAVGPMQIPGTKIIHVFGACGERDRGKRPVMGQIASEHADVIILTNEDPYHENPEHIIDEIEAGLPEALRNPPAGGASMRAGVTKKKGQDYFRVFDRREAIAKAIVLAETGDIILITGKGAEETMAVGDARIPWRERAVIEEILRINKNGGD
- the rpsT gene encoding 30S ribosomal protein S20; protein product: MPIKKSAKKYMRVTAKNTLRNRSIKGVIKSAVKGTREAIAKADVAGAKEWYVKAQKALDKGAEKNVIKKNNAARRKSRLNAAVKKLATK
- the holA gene encoding DNA polymerase III subunit delta — translated: MLKYFFGTDHFRLRLREQALAADFCFAHAGAEQQVFDGRDTNERLIPDLREMLSGGLFATPRVVLIRHIELLDEKLCAAIIKLFSGMLSGDGLIVVSAEPVGRAKKGNALQVWLAKQAEVEEVNLLTGRALTKSIGDILQGIDPQAMIEPRAVESLALRTAGVTGHIYHDLLKLVLAAEGKVITETDVKNLVEEPAGESVSFVLLDSIVRGQRERAVSLLRQEERDDDAVFKLLGLFAWQVRQALMVRDEYERGVSSPDAIAATIGAKPFSVRKLMPLIGQLSLMRLKHALAHLAELDRGIKTGQTRPGVALDLFIWKF